The Hyphomonas sediminis genome contains the following window.
GGCGATCAATGCCGAACTGCAGATGCGCATGCATCCAGATTATAAGCGGATAAGCGCTTTGATTGCAGCTATTGAAGCCAAAGACCGCGTAATCCAAACAGTTCTGGTGGAATACAAATCGCGATTGTCGAAGCTCGTTCAACAATCGCAATCAAAAGTACGATATGAAAAGTATGATCTGAGGCGCAATCCGTCGGGTGAGCCGATCCAAGTGTCATCGGCCGACTTTATGGAAATGACGCCAAGGCTGTCTTGGTATCCATAGAATTATCCTTGGTTTAACTTTCGATAGTGGTGTCAGGCAACTCATCGCACGTCTTTCTCTTGGTAGACCGGGGATATCCCCTTACAGCACCGAGGGTACTGTTTCTCTAGCACGACTTCGTTTGCGCTCTTCGCGAACGAGAAGTTATTAGGCAATGCATCGTCGAAAACGGCCGTTTGAAAACGATGCACCTTCGGCTACTTTGTGCGGACGACATTCAAGAATTCACCTGTGGGGAGACATGCTTCACACCATCCGTCCATTGGTCGAAGGCCGACCGGGCCCGCTGCGATCTCTGCCGCTGGACACTGGATGCATAGCTCTCTGGAAAGGGAGAGGGCCTATCTACGCCTTTGAGGGACCGCGCGGAACGATTGCTGAAATACCAGGACCAGGAAGCTATATATACGCTTTGGGTCGCGGCGCAGATCAGACTATCCTTGTGCCAACAATACGGGGGCTCGTCTACAGATATGGCATGGACGGCCGCCTCGCCGAAATGGTGACTTTGGATAACTCAACTCACTTGCTGGCAGTGACGCAGTTGCCCGACGGGCGGTATTTGGCTTGCATCGGCGATCGTCTTTTCGAGTCGGGTGTAACGCCGTACTTCGCGCTCTTCGACCGTTCCGGAAATTTCGAAGAGCTAATAGTGCAAAGCCAGATCTCCGAACCACAGCTTGAAGTTCTGCCTTGGGGCGATGTTCTTTCTACGGACGAGATCCAGTTTCAGCTGATCACGATCGGGGAAAGGTTCTCTGTGATAGATTTGGGATCTAATGTCGTTTGGCGTATTCCAGATGGGTCTGACCCTCATCAGTCAACTTACTTCGCGATGGCCCCAGGCTCTGATATTGTCGGTTATTCAAAAGCAGGGAAAGAGTTGGCCAGACGAACAGTGGCGGTCGAGAGTTGTCGGCCGCCATTCATTGCTCATGATAACTGTCTTGCCATCCTGGTCACTGCGCTGGATTTTCACACATTCGACCTCGACACACTTTCCGAAAGAGGTGTTCAGCGACTAGCTCTAGATGCTTCCGAGCCCCTGAGCGCAGATGTTGAACATTATGCTACCGCCAGATGCCTTATGACTATCCCGAGCTGTTCCAGCTGGGGACGGATCAATATCTGTGTATCATGGGCACCCAGCCAGTAGCATTGATCCTCAATGCAGCGTTCGAGCAGGTAGGTATGATAACGTTGTTCGATAGGGGAAAGCTCGAGCGGATTTGTCAGTTGGATAATCAGAACTTTATTGCGATCGATCGTTCGGGCAACGCGGCGCTCCTCGAGTTCTGTTGAGCCTGAACTCCCTTTACGTCCCACATCACTGCAAGCTGGATGATCCCGGGCGAGGACTTGAAGTGCCGGAACACATTGTTCCATTTTTTTGAGGTCAACCACCGTGCCCAGCGGCCTCAAGGCTTCTACACCGACATCACGGCTGTAGCTCCTAATGTCATGCAGCGGATCTACGAGATGAGCTCGAACGCTGGACTTCCGTGGCGCTGGGGCTGGCAGGCGTCATCGCCACGAGGCCAGCAATTCAATCGCGGCATGCCAGGCATCGCGCGCCTGCGCAACGCCGTAGAAAGGGCCGACCAGGATTGCCGCGACCATCAGTGCGGCGATGAGGGTAAGGTACAGGATCACTGAACGAAGGCGCGACGCGCTCTGCTTCCTGCGAGGCGGCTTCGACGCGTGGGTTCCGGTGAACTCCGCCGCGGATTTCTTCCCGGATGGATGCGTATCCGGTCGTGCCGGAGCAGGTGCCAGAGGATCGGTCGATTGAACGATAACCTGAGACGGCGTTGGCGAAGCCTGAGGCGGCGAAACGCGGGCGCGCTGCACAGAAGACGTTTGTTGGCCCACTTCCCCGATTTCCCCTTTGATCGCCAGCCAATGTAGCCGGCCGAGGCTGTCACCCGCCACGATGCAGCCACCCGGCAAAGCAGCGAGGCAAAGGACTTGGCCATCCAATTCCAGCCTTGCGGTTTCCACGCCGCTGGCCGGATCCCATAGGCGGATGGTGCGATCAGATGAACAGCTGGCGAGGCGCCCGTCCGGTAGTACCGCCAGTGCCAAGACCTCGCTGTTGTGGCCCTCCAGGCTTGCGGCTTCGGCGCCGGTGGTCGGGTCCCACAAGCGGATGGTAGCGTCCCTCCCGCCGCTGACCAAGTGCCCGTCCGGAAGCGCCACCAGCGCCCTGATCCCGTCGCCATGGCCCTCCAGCCTTGCGACTTCGGCGCCAGTGGCCGGGTCCCACAGACGGATGGTGCGGTCATCCGAGCCGCTGGCCAGGCGACCGTCCGGCAGCACCGCCAGCGCCGTGACCCAGCCCTCGTGGCCCTCCAGTCTGGCAGTTTCGGCGCCGCTGGAAGGGTCCCAAAGGCAGATGGTGCGGTCATGTGAGCCGCTGGCGAGGTGCCCGTCCGGCAGCACCGCCAGCGCATTAACCACGCCGCGATGACCCCACAGCCTTGCGATTTCCGCACCGCTGGCCGGGTCCCACAGGCGGATGGTGCCATCAGATGAACAGCTGGCGAGGTGCCCTTCTGGCAGCACCGCCAGCGCCCTCACCCCGTCCGGCCGCACCCCCAGCGCATCAACCTCGCTTTTGTGACCCTCCAGCCTTGCCGTTTCGGCGCCGGTGGCCGGATCCCTCAGGCGGATGGTAGCGCCCGTCCCGTCGCTGGCCAAGCGCCCGTCCGGAAGCGCCGCCAGCGCACGGGCCGCGTTGCCATCGCCTTGCAGCGCTGAGGTTACTGCGGCAGTCGTCCAGTCCCACAGGCGGATGGTACGATCAAATGAACCGCTGGCCAGGCGACCGTCCGGCAGCACCGCCAGCGCCGTGACCCAGCCCTCGTGGCCCTCTAGTCTGGCAGTTTCGGCGCCCCTGGAAGGGTCCCACATGCAGATGGTGCGGTCATGTGAGCCGCTGGCGAGGCGCCGGTCCGGTAGCACTAAAAGCGCCATGATCCCGCCGTCATGGCCCTCCAGCCTTGCGATTTCCGCACCGCTGGCCGGGTCCCACAGGCGGATGGTGCCATCAGATGAACCGCTGGCTAGGTGCCCTTCTGGCAGCACTGCCAGCGCAGCGACCCCGTCGTCATGGCCCTCCAGCCTTGCGGTTTCCACGCCGGTGGCCAGATCCCATAGGCGGATGGTGCGGTCACTCGAGCCGCTGGCCAGGCGCCCGTCCGGCAGTACCGCCAGTGCCAAGACCTCGCTTTTGTGCCCCTCCAGCCTTGCGGTTTCGGCGCCGGTGGTCGGGTCCCACAGGCGGATGGTAGCGTCCCTCCCGCCGCTGGCGAGGCGCCCGTCCGGCAGCAACGTCAGCGCCATGACCCAGCCACCGTGGCCCTCCAGTCTAGCAGTTTCGGTGCAGCTGGCCGGGTCCCACAGGCGGATGGTACGATCAGATGAAGAGCTGGCGAGGCGCCCATCCGGCAGCACCGCCAGCGCCGTGACCCAGCCACCATGCCCTTCGAGCCCGGCGACGTCCGCGCCGTCGGCCGGGTCCCACAGGCGGATGGTGCCATCAGAACAACCGCTGGCGAGGCTCCCGTCTGGCAGCACTGCCAGCGCAGCGAACCCGCCGTCATCGCCTCTTACCCTTGCGATTTCCGCGCCCGGGGGCGTCAGGGCGGGACGGGTTTCGAACAGGGCGCCGGCGGGCGCGCGGGCCTCCAGAGCGGCGATGAAGGGGGCATAGTCTGCATTGTCCGTGCTCATCAAACGGCCATGGAGCTGTGGCATCAGCTGCCGCGGATCGCGCGCGCAAATGGGGCCCGCGAGCCGCAGTGCGGCGCCGATATGTCGGTGCAAGGGCAACTCCGGATTGGCGAAACTCTGATAGTCGCTGACCAGCTCGTCCACGCCGCGCAAGTCGATGAACTTTCCCTCAATCCAAACAGGATCGGTCAGCAGCGCGTCGAGCCGCTCGCGCATCCCTGCTTGAAACAGCTGGAACGGCAATTCAGCGAAGCTGCGGCGCGTCCATGGCCGGTCGGCATCGACGTGATCGGGAGACGGATCGAAATGTGCTGCCAGCGCCCTGTGTAGCGCGGCTTTCTCCGGCGCGTAGAACCGGTCCCGCACCACCTCTATCACTTGGCGATGGAAGAAGCTGATCAGCGGCTCGCCTTCCTCGCCTTTTTCCACGAGCAGGGCGGCAAGGCTGCGCTTCAACCGCACCCACACCGAGTCCGGCAGCCGGTCCGTCACCGCGCCAAACTGCTCGGACGAGACGCCCGCCATCACCTCTGCATCGCGCGAAAGCACCGCTATCACTTCGCTTTCCGACAATCCCTCGCGCCCCGCCGCGATCAGCCCCAGCGCGCGGCGCACCAGCAGCGGCTCATGGTGATGCACGGTTGAAAGCTCATCAAGGAATTGGCCGATCAGCGCGGTCAAATCCTCCGCCAGACCCCACGTATGCGGATCATCCGTGGATCGCCAGCGGCGCGCGATGGCGAAGGCAATGCGCAAAAAAAGCGGCGAGGCAGCGGCGGCCTCAAACCGCTTTAGGATGAAGGCTTCTTGTTCGCGCGAAAGGCCGCGCTGCACCTCCCGCTGGAGGCCAGCGAGGACGTCAGCGCCGTCTTCCTTGCTCAACGGCTCTATGGCGAGGAAGGCGTCCGCGGGCAGGCTGCGGCGCAGGCCCTGGACGATGCTGCGCTCGGCCGCGTAGGCTGCGTCATCCAGCACCGAGACGATGAGTTTCACCTGCGGCTGCAGCTGTTGCGGCAGCCACATAGGCCGATAGGGCGGGCGCAGCTGGTCGAGCGCGTCGATGAAGATTGCGACCGGCTGGTCGAGGGCGGCGAGGATGTCGCGCACCTGATTGACGAAGCCGTTGCCGTCCTCCTCCCACTGTGCGGGCAGAGACGCGACCCCAAGCGCGGCGAGGTCCTCGACAACCGAAACCAGGAGATTGCGCTGATTGGCGGAGGAAGCGCTCGCGCCAACAAACCGCTGCACAACCGCGCCCTGCACCTCCGCTGCCGCCTTCGCTATTAGCGCTGTCTTGCCAGACCCGGAGATACCGGTAAGTACCAAAGGATGGCGGGCATCGCTGACGACATGGGCGGCGATTGTCGCAAGATTGCGCTCGCGACCGCAAAAAACGCGCAGGCGCTCCGCGGCAAAAGAGGCGTGAATCGCGCGCTCGGTCTGCAGCGCGAAGTCACGCATCTGAGCGCGAGATTTGAATTGCGCGATTTGCGCGTCTATCGCCGCAATCAGCTTGCGGGTGATCTCTACGACGAAGTGGTCGGCATACCCTGCGCTTTCGGCTGGAAGCTCGGCGCGCAGCACGTTTTCTCCAGGAAGCGCCTTCTGTAGCAAGTCCGTCAGCGCCCGGACCGGTGGCTCGGCGATGCCGCGTGTGCGCACCCAAGCGATCGAGTTCGCAGCCGTCGCGCCATCACTGCCAGCAACCTGTTCTAGACCTTTGCGAATTTCCTGTTCGGTCAGGGACAGCAAGTACTTGTCAAGTTCGGAGGCGCATAGCTGGCCTTGTGCGTACAAATACCGCGCGGCCGCCTGAACGCCATCCCGCAGATTCGCCTCCACTGAAGTCCAAGCTTCGGGGTCCCTTAATTCTGAAAGGTCATCTTCCCGAGAGAGCAACGTGTAAGCGGCGATTAGGTCGCCACCAGCCGTGGTCAATCCGCCCGGAACCAAATGGTTCTCATCCAGCGCGTAAACCCTTTCGAGATCGGCCACAGTATTATTTCTATTTCGAGCGATCAGCCAATCGCGAACCGCCCGGTACTCGTCGCGCGCTATTGCAAACGGCAGCGGCGTCCATCCATAGCGGTCGCCGATCAGTATCAGGATATTGGGCGCGGGATAGCCCTGCGCCTCAATTACCTCACCCAGACAAATCTCCGCTGTGCGCTGGTTGAGCTGCGCGTCGTCATTGACGCCCCAGCGCATGTCAACTGTGCGTAAACCGAAGCCTTCCTTGGCGCAGTGTGCTTCAAGTACCGGGAATACCCGCTCCTGAAGGAGGCGGCGCTCCTCGCCGAAGTCCTGAAAGGTTGATGAGACAAATAATCGAAACGCCTTGGCGAACATGGATGCCTATCCCCTATTATACTTCGAACCTAACAAGCGTGGGCAGGGAACGATGAGTCAAGCGGGTCGAATTAGTCTTACAAGGGCCACCTTACAGTGGACTCGCTCCCGCACCTTTGGACTAATTTCTGTGGTTTGGCCACGTCGGCCCCAACGATTGCTTCTACGCCCGTAGCATAAGACGGAGTCAGAGTGACGAACCGCTACTCGCCGGCAATGAAGCTCCGGCGCGACACCGTCTCCGAAGAGACGATGACAAGCGCGATAGCTAAGTATCCACCCGAAGCACGACCATGAGCTCTCGCAACAACTGTTCGGCACGGTCCGATCGCACCGGATGTAAAAGCACCGACCTGCCCGACAGCTCTAGAACAATTTCAAGTACATCTTCCGAATGCCGCATAAGTCCAATGAGGTGCTCCCCGCTCGGACCATACTTGCCGGAGAACCAGTTTTTGACGGTGCGCTCGTTCGCCCCTGTCCAGGCCACGGCCGTCTTGATCCGCGCGCGATTTGCGCCAAGCGATCGATTTAAGGCGCCGGCAATTTCGGCTGCATAGCGATGTTTGCTCCCTGCCCCGTCTCCTGGGGGAAAGAACTTGCCCTCTTTCGGAAACGACATTCCTGCCTCCTTCGGTTATGAAGTTGATCCGAACTCGTTCCCTTCTTTTAGCTTGAAGGGCCTATCTGCTGATAATGAGGATTTGTTGAGGTGTCTGGAAGGAGACAGCCGACAACGCGCCCGCACGCGCCAGATGATCAGGCAACGCGCGATCCCGTGGTTGCTTATGTCCGTATGTCGACCGACCACCAGAAGTACTCGACCGAAAATCAGCTTGATGTCCTCCGCCGCTACGCTGAGGACCGGGGCTATGAAATCATCCGTGTCTATGAGGATTCCGGCCGGTCGGGTTTGAGGCTGGATGGACGTGAAGCCTTACAGTCATTGATCGCCACCGTTTCATCCGGCCAAGCCGACTTTCAGGCGATCCTTGTATATGATGTCAGCCGCTGGGGCCGGTTTCAAAATGCCGATGAAGGCGCTTATCATGAGTATGTCTGCTCCCGCGCCGGAATAAGGGTTCACTATTGCGGCGAGCAGTTCGAGAATGACGGAAGCATCGGCTCGAACCTTCTCAAGACTGTCAAGCGCGTCATGGCCGGCGAATACAGCCGGGAGCTTTCGGTCAAAGTTTTTGCTGGTCAGTGCCGGCTTGTGGAGCTCGGCTATCGCCAAGGCGGCAATCCCGGTTACGGGCTGCGCCGCCTGCTCATCGATGAGCAGGGATCGCCGAAAGGAGAACTCTCCAAGGGGGAACGAAAGAGCCTACAGACTGATCGGGTGGTTCTCATCCCTGGACCAGAGGAGGAATGCGAGATTGTCCGAGAAATCTACGCGTTGTTCGTCCTCAGAGGCCTTTCCGAAACGCAAATCGCTGCTCTGCTCAATGCTCGTGGTGTCCTGACAGACTTTGGCCGCCCATGGACCCGCGCCGCCGTTCATCAGATTCTGATCAATGAAAAATACATCGGTCACAACGTCTACAACCGGGTTTCCTTCAAGCTGAAACAGCGCCGCATCAAAAACCCGCGCGAGATGTGGATCCGCGCCAACGACGCCTTCCCGGCAATCGTCGAGGAAGCCCTTTTCCTCCGGGCCCGGCAGATCGTTGATGCGCGCAGCCAACACCTCTCTGATGAAGACCTCCTAACAAAGCTGCGAGGCCTTCTGCAGCAGAAGGGCGTGCTCTCAGGCTTCATTATAGATGAGTGCGAGACCATGCCGTCCTCAGGCGCCTACAGGCACCGTTTCGGCAGCCTCCTGCGGGCTTACCAGCTGATTGGTTATGATCCGGAGCGGGACTACCGCTACATCGAAATCAACCGGCGCCTGCGCGCCGCCCATCCTCAGTTTGTAGCGGACGTCATCTCAGGCATACAAACGGCCGGCGGAAAGGCTGAGGTCGATGCTGCCACGCAGCTGATCTGCGTGAACGACGAGTTTGCCCTCTCCGTTGTCCTTGCCCGATGTAGCGCAACTGTAGCCGGCTCTCTGCGCTGGCACGTGCGTCTTGATGCTGGCCTAGTTCCAGACGTCACGATTGCCGTGCGGATGGATGAGTTCAACCGCCGCCCGCAAGACTATTTTCTCCTACCGAGCTTGGACATCACTTCTGAAAAGCTTCGCTTGAGCGAGCAAAATGGCCTCGGCCTCGATGCCTATCGGTTCGACACGCTCGACTACCTCTTTCTCATGTCCCGAAGGGCTCAGCTTGTGGAGGCGTTATGATCGACGACGAGTATAATGAGAGCGCACCAAGTCAGGTAACGGTGATCCCAATCGACCGAATTCGGATCCTCAATCCCCGTGTCCGCAACCGACGTAATTTCGCAGACATGGTCGAGAGCATTGCCAAGGTGGGTTTAAAACGCCCCATCACCGTCGCAGTCCGCAAGAATACCGATCCCGCCGAATACGATCTGGTCTGCGGCCAAGGCAGATTGGAAGCCTTTGTGGAGCTCGGGCAGTCCGAGATTCCCGCCGTCATCATACAGGCGGAAGAAAGCGACTGCCTGGTCATGAGCCTGGTTGAGAATTGCGCGCGCCGGCAGCACCGAGCCATCGATCTAATGCAAGAGATCGGCTCCCTTAGGAACCGCGGCTACACCGACCGCCAGATCGCGGGCAAGATTGGTGTCTCCACTGAATATGTCAGCATGATTGCGGGGCTTCTGGAACGCGGAGAGGAGCGTCTCGTCGCAGCCGTAGAGACAGGGCTCATCCCGCTCAATCTCGCCATCGATATCTCCAGGACCGATGATGAGGGCGCGCAACGCGCGCTGACTGAAGTCTATATGGAAAAGAAGCTGCGAGGGAAAAAGCTCTCCGCGGTCTTGAAGCTTCTTCAACAGCGCCAACGGCGTGGACCACATATCAGGTCCTCTCCCGCCGGCCGAACCGGAGCGAAGCGTCCTCTGACCAGTGACGCATTGGTCCGGGCATATCGACAGGAGGCGGATCGGCAAAAGCTCATTATCAAGAAAGCGGAGGTCACTCAGGGCAAGCTGCTATTCGTGATCGAAGCCTTTCGGGCCCTCAAAAAAGATGAAGCGTTCTTGAACCTGCTGCGCGCCGAAGGTCTCGGCTCACTGCCGCAATATATTGAGGACAGCCTCGTGGTTGGAGGAACGTCATGACCGACCCATTCGACCCTAAAGCCAAGGTCTTCGCCGCGTTCGAGCAAGACTGCATCACCCTCCCAATTGTCTCCATTCTCCCGCTGCGTACTTTGCAAGCGACCCTCAAACTCAGCCAGAAATACCGCCAGATCCTGGCCTCCATAAATGAGGTCGGACTGGTGGAGCCACCGGTTGTGGCGCGCGACCCTAAACAGCGGGACACCTATCTGCTGGTGGATGGCCATGTTCGGCTCGAAGCTTTGAAGGATCTTGGCATCAAAGAGGTCGAATGTCTGGTTGCCACCGATGATGAAGCGTTCACCTACAATAAACGGATCAGTCGGCTTTCCCCGGTCCAGGAACACCGCATGATCCGGAAAGCGATCGATCGCGGCGTCCCAGAAGAAAAGATCGCCAAGGCGCTCGACCTCCAGCCTATGAGTGTCCGGCGCAAGGTTCGCATGCTGGACGGCATCTGTGACGAGGCAGTCGCCATCCTTAAAGATAAGCCCTGCCCCATGGCGCTCTTCGAAATCCTACGGAAAATGAAATCGCTCCGGCAGATCGAAGCGGCCGAACTACTCGTCAATGCGAACAACTATACCGTCGCCTATGCCTCTGCGATTCTAGCCGGCACCCCGCAGTCTCAGCTCGTCGACGGCGCCAAACCCAAACGGGTCATGAGCGTCACCCCGGAAACCATGGCGCGTATGGAGCGGGAGTTGGCGAGGCTACAAGAGTCTATCACTTCCATTCAGGAGTCGTATGGCAAAGACCACCTGCAGCTCACCGTCATCAAGGGCTACATCTCGAAGCTCCTCGGCAACCCCAGGATCGTACGTTATCTGATGCAGTATCGGCCAGAGTTTTTGAGTGAGTTTCAAGCGATCGCTGAAATGGCTTCGACGATGCCGGCTGAGCCGGTTTGATGTCGTCATTGAAAGGTCAAGCTCGGGATAATGATTTCCCACGTTTCTCTCTTCAACTGATGCTGCCAGTCTGGTGAGACATCACCCGTCGTCCGCGAAATGCAGGCATGAATCTCTCCACGCTCAAATCTTGATCCATGCGGCGGGGCAAAAGCGTTCGAGAGCCGTGCCAGCCGAACGCCAGTATCGCTCTCGATCCACCATCTTTGATCTGACCAGATAAGTGTGACAGAGTCACCAATATTCGCCGCTGCAATCGCGCTCAATACAGGATCGCCTGGCTTCAACCGGCCCGCATAGGATAGATCGACATCCCGCATACTGACGGATTGATAGATGCGATGGCAGCGTGCCAGATCGGTTGGATCTGAGAAAACATCTCGTTCTACAATATCTCCGCGCTCGCCGTTCTTTGCGAAGACATTGGATCCACCGGTCCAGATCAATGAAAGGCTCTGCTTGGCCCTCGTCATCGCGACATAATAGAGGCGCCGCGGCGCATCTGCGTCTTCGTTTTTGGAGGCTTGATCCCATCCTCCGTCTAAAACCACGACGTGATCAAACTCCAATCCTTTCGCGCCATGGGCTGACAGTAACATCAGACCACGGGGGGCCTGGCGTGCCCCCTTTAGCCATTCTGCCAGCCATTCGAGCACCTCATCGATCGGGATCGATCGAGCTCCAATATCGACTTCAAGGTCTTTGATGGCTTCTTGGAGCAGGCACCACCAATTGTTGGATGGATGGGACGCAATGAATGTGGATAGCTCGTCGCTGCTCACCATTTTTCCCAAACGCCCCCGGACGAACTCGACCAGCGCCTGGGTTTCGCGCAAACGCCAGAGTGGAAGAGAGTCTTCATTGCCCATATCGATGGGGATACCCAGGTCCTCGCAATAGCTGCGCACCGGCTGAAGATACTTCCATTGCCGCGCGATGATCGCCGCTCGTTTCCAGTCCCAGTCGGGCACAAGTTGCGATAGACGTTTCAATTCATTTACGGCAGCGACCGCCTGGTCCTTATGACCACCCTTCACCTTCAGTTGCTGTACACGCCCCTGAGCCACTGGGTCGAGAGACTGGAGCGCGCCGCCCTTCGGCGCAGTCCGCCGCCCCTGGTCAATCTCAATTGGGTGAGCGGTCTTCATACGCTCCTTCGCCGGCGCGATCACAGAGTTCGCCGCTTCAATGATATGCCGCGTCGAACGGTAGTTCTGGACCAAAAATGCCGGCTTTGCCGAATAATCCGCCTCGAACTTTCGAATGTATTCGACGCTGGCGCCGCCAAACGCATAAATGTTCTGATCATCATCGCCGACAGCGAAAAGACTGAGGCGTTGATCTGGATCATCCAGGCTCCGACCGGCGATGGCAGCGACCAACCCGTATTCTTTAGGGCCAATGTCCTGATACTCATCAACGAGGATCCACCGGTAACCCTGGACCAGGGTGTCTCGCTGGGCCTCGGCCTCGACGGTAGTTAGGCCGTCTCCATTCAACAATTGTGTGGCCGCCTCGATCGCACGATCAAAATCTGCTGTTGTCTGCATGTCCGAGCGCCCGATGAAGCTCATCCCCACCAAGCGCATCGCAAAAGCATGACAGGTTGAGATGTTAACGCCCGTAGCATCTTCACCAATCAACGCCCGTAGGCGTACACGGATTTCTTGAGCGGCATGGCGATTATAAGCGAGAACCAGAATCCCCTTGGGGTCTTCCCGCCGAACCCGTATCAAGAAGGCAATTCGGTGCACCAGCACCTTTGTCTTTCCAGCCCCAGGCCCCGCCAGAACGAGCACATTGGTTTGATCCCGCTCATCAGAAACAATGTCCATTTGAACACGGTTACCGAGACTTCCCACAATCTTTTGCCAAGACGCCGGCATCGTTTGGCGCCGAAGATCAGCGCTCCTGTTTGGTAGCCAACGCCGTAAGAACACGTCACGCTCCAAGGAAAAATAGTCCTGAGATAGTGAGAGCGCCCTATTCATTGAGAGCAGGCCCTGCTCAGCAAATGCCGCCATTACATGCGTTTGTATCGTTTGCTCCGCATAGTGATCGGCAAGCGGATCAAAATGACGCTTTGTGAAAGCTTGGGTGCCAGGGCTAAGTTGAAGCGTCATGGCAGGCCGGAATATCGTAAGCCCCCGCCCCAGAGTGATGATCTCCTGCTCATGCAACCAAAGCAATGCCCGGTCGAGAAGCTTGGACAAATTACTGACAGAGCTTGCAAGCAAAACATCTGAAGACAGCGCTGCGCTGAGTTTGCCAACAGTAGTGGCCACCTGAATGTCCTTTCCGCGCGTGCGCGGGGGGACTGCTCCGATAAGGGCGCTTAGGATGAGTTCAGCGCCGCGCCGACGTAAATCAGCAATTTCTCGAATGGCCCTCCAAGACCTTTGAAGCTCCAAAGTGATGGTCGAGCGATTGGGCTTTCGGAGCCTCAGGCTCCCCTGCCCCCCACTGTCATCTCGCCCGTCTTCAGCAATGCTCTTAAGCATCCGCTGCAACACATCGGGTCGAACGAAAGCATATCCCTGATCTCTCAGACGCTGACAGACCCCAGAAATATGAAGGGTGAGCTTTGTTCCATCTGTATCATCAGCGCCTACCTCCTCCATTTCTTGAATGAAGTCTTTTTCGAGCTGCAACGCCTGCTGAAACTTCTGTATTGAAGTTTCTGCGACGCCAACGGTCACATAAGCTGTCAAAGCTGTATCGTTGGTGGCGATCCCTAAGGTTTCTAGATCGATGAGCGCTTTTCTCAGTTCGCTCGCCGGCAATCCTGAAACGGACGAAAGCTCATCCGTTGAAACACCGGCATCAGGCTCAGCATCAACGAGGTGACCCACAATACTGAGAAGCTGTGCCCGGCGGCGCTCTGTTAGTTTGGCGTCGGCAATGATCGCTCTTGCTTCATCGACACTTCGTATTTTCAGTGAGGAGGGGTAGACGTGCGTTCGGTTGTGCTCGCGCGTGAGCAATCCAGCTTCTTCGAGCCACGCGATAGCGGTTTTGACGCGCGTATCGTCGGTCGCGCTGTCACGCATAAA
Protein-coding sequences here:
- a CDS encoding plasmid partitioning protein RepB C-terminal domain-containing protein translates to MTDPFDPKAKVFAAFEQDCITLPIVSILPLRTLQATLKLSQKYRQILASINEVGLVEPPVVARDPKQRDTYLLVDGHVRLEALKDLGIKEVECLVATDDEAFTYNKRISRLSPVQEHRMIRKAIDRGVPEEKIAKALDLQPMSVRRKVRMLDGICDEAVAILKDKPCPMALFEILRKMKSLRQIEAAELLVNANNYTVAYASAILAGTPQSQLVDGAKPKRVMSVTPETMARMERELARLQESITSIQESYGKDHLQLTVIKGYISKLLGNPRIVRYLMQYRPEFLSEFQAIAEMASTMPAEPV
- a CDS encoding RecQ family ATP-dependent DNA helicase, yielding MEGGLHLPGLAELLRRCVSIDLEVDPSAAKIFAFAGVRQASDRSIAFRSPKSAQDNSLALNSAIDALEEFVAPDDFLIGHNILRFDLPQLIAVRPKLSGLTDRVIDTLWLNPLAFPKNPYHRLVKHYQDGRLLAGQLNDPERDARLVFEVLGNQITALSAMDQSHPDVLIAYHFLSTLGEAQAGFDAVFTHIRKAARPDQPRARDAVRKLLVGAACSLKVEQLNDRLSEPSRGWPTAYALSWISVAGGESVMPPWVRIQFPEAARIVRDLRDTRCGSSSCSWCAEKNDPKRALKNWFGFDAFRPEPKDAEGVPLQERIVAEAMQGQSVLGILPTGTGKSVCYQVPALSKYEKTGALTVVISPLVALMADQVRGLAEAGVSGCFTINGMLSLPERQAALEAVRLGDAAILLIAPEQLRTPSVRSVLRQREIGYWVIDEAHCISKWGHDFRPDYRYVSRFIGEFSGDEPPAPVISLTATAKPEVVQDIRSHFKTKIDVDLAVLDGGSVRTNLSFRVERTTKATKYADVLQTLKSDLPQEGRSGAIVYCSTRTGTERMADFLKAQSLEAECFHAGLTPETKRDIQERFRSGSLRIIAATNAFGMGIDKPDIRLVIHSDVPGSLENYMQEAGRAGRDRLPATCVLLYAEEDVERQFSLSARSRLEKHEIAALLKAIRRLDQRFQNEGEVVATPGEIIKEEGDREFMRDSATDDTRVKTAIAWLEEAGLLTREHNRTHVYPSSLKIRSVDEARAIIADAKLTERRRAQLLSIVGHLVDAEPDAGVSTDELSSVSGLPASELRKALIDLETLGIATNDTALTAYVTVGVAETSIQKFQQALQLEKDFIQEMEEVGADDTDGTKLTLHISGVCQRLRDQGYAFVRPDVLQRMLKSIAEDGRDDSGGQGSLRLRKPNRSTITLELQRSWRAIREIADLRRRGAELILSALIGAVPPRTRGKDIQVATTVGKLSAALSSDVLLASSVSNLSKLLDRALLWLHEQEIITLGRGLTIFRPAMTLQLSPGTQAFTKRHFDPLADHYAEQTIQTHVMAAFAEQGLLSMNRALSLSQDYFSLERDVFLRRWLPNRSADLRRQTMPASWQKIVGSLGNRVQMDIVSDERDQTNVLVLAGPGAGKTKVLVHRIAFLIRVRREDPKGILVLAYNRHAAQEIRVRLRALIGEDATGVNISTCHAFAMRLVGMSFIGRSDMQTTADFDRAIEAATQLLNGDGLTTVEAEAQRDTLVQGYRWILVDEYQDIGPKEYGLVAAIAGRSLDDPDQRLSLFAVGDDDQNIYAFGGASVEYIRKFEADYSAKPAFLVQNYRSTRHIIEAANSVIAPAKERMKTAHPIEIDQGRRTAPKGGALQSLDPVAQGRVQQLKVKGGHKDQAVAAVNELKRLSQLVPDWDWKRAAIIARQWKYLQPVRSYCEDLGIPIDMGNEDSLPLWRLRETQALVEFVRGRLGKMVSSDELSTFIASHPSNNWWCLLQEAIKDLEVDIGARSIPIDEVLEWLAEWLKGARQAPRGLMLLSAHGAKGLEFDHVVVLDGGWDQASKNEDADAPRRLYYVAMTRAKQSLSLIWTGGSNVFAKNGERGDIVERDVFSDPTDLARCHRIYQSVSMRDVDLSYAGRLKPGDPVLSAIAAANIGDSVTLIWSDQRWWIESDTGVRLARLSNAFAPPHGSRFERGEIHACISRTTGDVSPDWQHQLKRETWEIIIPSLTFQ